The genomic window TGCCGTTCAGCGCCTTCGCCACCGGCGAATGGAGCTACGGCTCGCCCAAGCTTGCGCGCTACAACGGCGTGCCGGCCATGGAAGTCCTCGGTGAACCGGCCCCGGGCCGATCCACCGGTGAGGCCATGGCGGCGGTCGAGGACATCGTCAAGCAACTGCCCAAGGGCGTCGGTTACTCCTGGACCGGCCTGTCCTACGAGGAGCGTCTGTCCGGCTCCCAGGCGCCCGCGCTCTACGCACTGTCGCTGATCGTGGTGTTCCTCTGCCTGGCGGCGCTGTACGAGAGCTGGTCGATCCCGTTCTCGGTGATGCTGGTGGTGCCGCTGGGCGTCATCGGTGCGCTGCTGGCGACCTCCATGCGCGGCCTGTCCAACGACGTGTTCTTCCAGGTGGGCCTGTTGACCACCATCGGCCTGTCGGCGAAGAACGCGATTCTGATCGTCGAGTTCGCCAAGGAACTGCACGAGCAGGGCAAGGGCATCGTCGAGGCGGCCATCGAGGCCTGCCGGATGCGTCTGCGCCCCATCGTGATGACCTCCCTGGCCTTCATCCTCGGCGTGGTGCCGCTGGCGATTTCCACCGGCGCCGGCTCGGGCAGCCAGCATGCGATCGGTACCGGCGTGATCGGCGGCATGGTCACCGCGACCGTCCTGGCGATCTTCTGGGTGCCGTTGTTCTACGTGGTGGTCAGTACCCTGTTCAAGGACCCGGCGTCCAGGGAACAGGAATCCACCGAGAAGGGGCATTGATATGAGAAAGTCCTTACTGTCCCTGGCAGTTGCAGCTGTCGTGTTGTCCGGCTGCTCGCTGATCCCCGACTACGAGCGCCCCGAGGCGCCCGTGGCCGCGGCCTACCCCCAGGGCGAGGCCTACGCTGCGGCGCAACCGGCGACGGCCGGCGCCGACATCGGCTGGCGCGAGTTCTTCAAGGACCCGCAACTGCAGCGACTGATCGAAGTGTCGCTGGAAAACAACCGCGACCTGCGCGTCGCCGCGCTGAACATCGAAGCCTACCGGGCGCAGTACCGCATCCAGCGGGCCGACCTGTTCCCGGCGGTGGACGCCAGCGTCACCGGCTCGCGCCAGCGCCTGCCGGCCGACCTGTCGACCACCGGCAGCTCGATGATCAGCAGCCAGTACGGCGCGACCCTGGGCGTCACCTCCTGGGAGCTCGACCTGTTCGGCCGCCTGCGGGCCCTGCGTGACCAGGCGCTGGAAACCTACTTCGCCAGCGAAGAGGCTCGTCGCAGCACGCAGACCAGCCTGGTGGCCAACGTCGCCAACGCCTACCTGACGCTGCGCGCCGACCAGGCCCAGCTGCAGCTGACCCGCGACACCCTGGGAACCTACCAGAAGAGCTACGACCTGACCAAGCGCAGCTATGACGTCGGCGTGGCCTCGGCGCTGGACCTGCGCCAGGCGCAGACCTCGGTGGAAAGCGCGCGGGCGACCCTGGCGCAGTACACCCGCCTGGTGGCGCAGGACCAGAACGCGCTGGTGCTGCTGCTCGGCTCCGGCCTGCCGGCGGACCTGCCGCAGGGCCGCGGCCTGGGTGACGAACTGCTGGCCACCGTGCCGGCGGGCCTGCCCTCCGACCTGCTGCAGCGCCGCCCGGACATCCTCCAGGCGGAGCACCAGCTCAAGGCGGCCAACGCCAACATCGGCGCGGCGCGGGCGGCGTTCTTCCCCAGCATCAGCCTGACCGCCAACGCCGGCAGCCTCAGCCCGGACCTGTCCGGCCTGTTCGACGGCGGTTCCGGCAGCTGGCTGTTCAAGCCGTCGATCACCCTGCCGATCTTCAACGCCGGCAGCCTGCAGGCGAGCCTGGACCTGGCCAAGGTGCAGAAGGACATCAACGTGGCGCAGTACGAGAAAGCCATCCAGACGGCCTTCTCCGAGGTGGCCGACGGTCTCGCCGCGCGCGGCACCTTCAACGAGCAGTTGCAGGCGCAGCGCGCGCTGGTGGACGCCAGCAGCGAGTACTACCGCCTGGCCGACAAGCGCTACCGCACCGGTGTGGACAACTACCTCACCCTGCTCGACGCGCAGCGCTCGCTGTTCAGTGCCCAGCAGCAGTTGATCACCGACCGCCTCAACCAGCTCACCAGCGAGGTCAACCTGTACAAGGCCCTCGGCGGCGGCTGGCAGGCGACGGCAGCAGACGCCAAGCCGATCTCCAGCGAGGCGCCCAAGGGCTGATCCTCACCGGCTGGAACGAAAAACGCCGCCCTTCGGGGCGGCGTTTTTGTTGGTGCGTCCGTGGCGGTCCGGTTGCGGTTCGCGAACGGACGCCGCCGTGAGCACGGCGCGAGTGTAGGAGCGGGCCATGCCCGCGACCGCGCCCAAGGGGCGCTCCTACCGGATCATGGCGGGTTCGCGAGCAAGCTCGCTCCTACAGGCTGTGAACCGCGCTGACGTGTAGGGCGCATGACGCCGAAGGCGTTATCCGCCACCGACGTGGCAGATAATGTGGCGGGTTATACGCCAGCACGGCGTGCTCTTCGTAGGAGCGAGCGTGCTCGCGAACCGCCGAGCTACAGCATCGCGCCGCGCCCAGCCGGCTGGATCTGGTTGTCCGCCAGCCAGTCCAGCGCGCATTCGCGCAGGCGCTCGCCCTGGTAGTCGTACCAGGCCTGGAGCAGCTCCGGGTAGCCCATCAGCACATGGCGGAAGGCCTTGAACGGCTTGCGCCCCTCCACCGCATTGGCCAGGGCGGAATAGGCGTGGGGCTCGGGGACTTCGCGCAGGAAGTCGCGCATCAGGTCCAGGGACTGGCCGCTGCTCAGCGGTTCGATGGGCAGCAGGCGCTCCGGTTCGCGGTGCAGCAGTTCGGCCAGTTCCGGGTCGGGATCGTCTTCAGGAATCAGCAGCACCTGGCCGCTGAAGAGGTCGAGGTAGTGATCGATACCCTGGGTGTCGAGTGCGAAGGCCAGTTCGTCGAGGTCGATGGTCAGCGGGCGCATGGTCACTCTCCCTATATGGCGAGTGACCGATCCTACGCCATGCGCATGACAGCTGTCCTGCTTATGTCGGCCGGCGCGGGCACACCGACCGTTTCGCGGCTCACAGGCGGAAGCGCCCCACCTGCAGCTGCAGCTCACTGCCCAGGCGCGCCAGTTCGGTGCTGGAGCTGGCGGTCTGTTCGCTGGCGGCGGCCGACTGGTCGGCGATCTCGCGCACCTGCACCACGCTGCGGTTGATTTCCTCGGCGACGCTGCTCTGCTCCTCGGCGGCCGAAGCGATCTGCAGGTTCATGCCCTGGATGTCGGCCACGGTGCGGGCGATGGCCCCCAGCGCTTCGCCGGCGCGGCGGGTGAGCTGCACCGAGCTGCCGGTCAGCCGGCGGCTGTCGTCCATGCGCGACACCGCGTCCTGGGCACCGCGTTGCAAGGCGGCGATCAGGCCCTCGATCTCGGCGGTGGACGACTGTGTGCGCTGTGCCAGGCCGCGAACCTCGTCCGCTACCACGGCAAAGCCGCGCCCTGCCTCCCCGGCGCGGGCGGCCTCGATGGCGGCGTTGAGCGCCAGCAGGTTGGTCTGCTCGGCCACCGATTTGATCACGTCCAGCACGCTGCCGATCTTCTCGCTTTCCTGGCGCAGCAGCTCCATGGCCTGCGCGGAACGATCCACCTCGCTGGCCAGGCGGTCGATCTGCTGCACGGCGTCCTGCACCACCAGGTCGCCCTCGCGGGCCTGCTGGTCGGCCTGGCGGGCAGCGGCGGAGGCCTGCTCGGCGTTGCGCGCGACTTCCTGCACGGTGGCGGCCATTTCGTGGATGGCGCTGGCGACCTGCTCGGTCTCCACGCGCTGGCTGTTCACCCCCGCGCGGGTCTGCTCGGTGACGGCGGACAGCTCGTCGGCGGCGGTGGCCAGCTGGCTGACGCTGCCGCCGATATGGCCGAGCAGCTGCGCCAGACTTTCGCGCATGCGCAGCATCACCCGCTGCAACTGGCCCAATTCGTCGCTGCGCTGCAGGTTGAGGTCGCGGGAGAGCCCCTGGGACAGGTCGCCCTGGGCGATGCGCTCGGCCAGCTCCAGGGCCTCCAGCAACGGGCGGACGATCTGCCGGTTGATTGCCCACCCCGAGAGCAGGCCAAAGGCAAGGGCCAGCACGGCGATGAGGATCTGCCGGGTCTTGGCCGCGGCGGTCTCGGCCTCGTTGCGCGCCAGGGTGTCCTGGTAGAGGTGGGTGGCGGCGGCGAGCAGCGCGTCGCTGGCGCTGCCCAGGCGGGTGCGCGCCTGCTGGGTGGCATTCACGCCGTCGCGGAAGTGCTCGATGCCGCTGCGGTAGCTCTGCAGGTCCTTCAGTGCGTTGCTCAGGCCATCAGCGGCGAGGGCCGGCAACTGGCCGTGCAGGGCGTTGCCGGCGTCGCGCAGCGTGTCGAAGGCGTTGAAGGCCGCCTGCTCGGCGCTGGCGGATTGTTCGAAGACGTAGCCTCTCACCTGGTAGCGCACGGCGAGCAATTGCTGGTGCAACCGGCCGACGGCCTGGGCGCTGTGCAGCAGCTGGGCGTCGCCGGGCTGCTCGGCGAGCAGGTCGAAGAGCTGCTTGTCCAGCGCCTCGAAGGCCTGCAGGGCGCTCTGCGCGCTGCCCACCAGCGTGCCGCGGGCCTGGGTGCGCTGGTCGACAGCGCGGGTGAGGGCGCTGAACGCCTCGCGGTACTGGCTGACGGCCTGGCGCGCGGCGTCCAGCTGCCGGGCGTCGATATCGCTGCCCGTCAGGCGCTGTTCGATGACGGCCAGCATCTTCGTGCTGTGTTGTTCGACGCGCTCGGCCTGGGACCGGTCGCCGCCCAGTTCGAATTGCAGGCGGGCAAGATTGGCCTGCTGGCTTAAGTCATTGAGCTCGGTGATGGTCGCCAACTGCTCGCCGCGCGCGGCCTGGTTGTCCAGGCTGTGCAGGCCGCCGAGCAGCACCAGCAGGGTGAGGAAGAGGAGAATGCCGAAGCCCACCACCAGCTTCAGGCTGACGTTCAGGCGTCCCAGCTGTACCACTAGCCAATCGTACATGTCGAATGCTCCAGGCAGGCGTCGCCACGGGATCGACGGCCCGTGGCTGGCAAGAACCAATGTGCGGTGGCGAGGCGAAATTATCGGGACGCATCTTCGTGCGTCAGAGGCTATCGGCGGCGAAACGGGAAACTGAAGGCGGTATCTTGTCGCGATGTTTCCCGCGCGCGTGATCTTGTAGGAGCGAGCTTGCTCGCGAACCGATTCCGCTGCGGGGCCTGTTCGCGAGCAAGCTCGCTCCTACAGGTCCGTGTAAGGTCAAAGAAAAGGCCCGCGTTGCGCGGGCCTTTTCGTGGCGGGGATGGATCAGACGCGGAAGCGGCTCACCAGTACCTGCAGCTCGTTACCCAGGCGCGCCAGCTCCACGCTGGACGCAGCGGTTTCCTCGCTGGCGGCGGCGGTCTGCTCGGAGATGTCGCGCACGTTCATCACGCTGCGGTTGATCTCCTCGGCCACGGCGCTCTGCTGCTCGGAGGCGGCGGCGATCTGCTGGTTCATCGACTGGATGGTCGACACGGTGCGGGTGATGGCGCCCAGGCGCTCGCCGGCGCGGCGGGTCAGGTCGACGGTGCTGACGGTCAGGTCGCGGCTGGTCTCCATCATCTGCACGGCCTGCTGGGTGCCGCTCTGCAGGCCGGCGATCAGCTCTTCGATCTCCTCGGTGGAGGACTGGGTGCGTTGCGCCAGGCCGCGCACCTCGTCGGCCACCACGGCGAAGCCACGGCCGGCGTCGCCAGCGCGGGCGGCTTCGATGGCGGCGTTGAGCGCCAGCAGGTTGGTCTGCTCGGCCACCGCCTTGATGACGTCCAGCACGCTGCCGATCTTCTCGCTTTCGCGCTTGAGCTTGAGCACCGACTCGTTGGTACGGCCCACTTCGCCGGCCAGGCGGTCCATCTGGGTCACCGCCTCGTTCACCGCGCCTTCGCCGTCGCGGGCCTGGCGGTCGGCGGCGGAGGCGGCCTCGGAGGCCTCCTCGGCGTTGCGCGCGACTTCCTGCACGGTGGCGGCCATCTCGTTCATGGCGGTGGCGACCTGGTCGGTCTCGACCTTCTGGTTGTTCACCCCGGCGCTGGTCTGCTCGGTCACCGCGGACAGCTCCTCGGCGGCGCTGGCGATCTGCGTCACGCCGTCGTGGATGCGGCCGATCAGCTCGCGCAGCGACAGGTTCATGCGCTGCATGCTCTTCTGCAGTTGGCCCAGCTCGTCGTGGCGGTTGGTGGGGATATCACGGCTGAGGTCGCCGTCGGCGATGCGCTCGGCGTGGCCCAGCACCTCGCGCAGCGGATTGACGATCTGCCCGGTGATGACCCAGGCGGCAATGGTGCCCAGCACCAGCGCGACCAGCGCGGCCAGGCCCAGCAGGGTCTTGGCCTGGGCGACGCCCTCATCGCGCTTGGCGGTCTGGGTGGCGGTCAGGTCGGCGCTGAGCTTCTCGATCTGCTGCCCGGCGTCGCGCATGCGGTCGCGGGCCGCCTGGCTGTCGTTGACCTCGTTGCGGTAGTTGGTCAGCGCGTTGCGGTAGCTCTCCAGCGCGTCGAGGGTGGCGCGGAACTCGGCGCTCAGCTCGGCCGGGGAGGTGCTCATGTCGCTCTTCACGCCGTCGATCAGCTTCTGCAGACCGGCGAAGGCCGGCTGCTCCAGGTTCTGCGCGTCGGTGCTGGTGTAGGCCATGACCTGCAGGCGCGCCTGCATCACGGCACGGCCGAGGCCGGCGAGGTCCTGCAGGTGCTGCAGGCTTTCCGCGCTGTTGCTGTTCACCAGCTTCTGCTCGGCCTTCTGCATGCCCTCGCCGACCGCGCCGGCGGCCTGGATCAGTACCTGCTTGGCGGCGTCGCGCTCTTCGTAGGACTTCAGCAACTGCGCATACAGCTTGCGGTATTCCACGCTCAGGTCATGTTGCTGGTCGATGACGCGGCGGTCCTCGGCCTCGGTGAACTTCTCGTTCAGCGCCCGGTGGCGCTGATCCAGGTTGTCCAGCGTGTCGAGCACCGCCTTGGCGTCTTCCGGAGCGCGCGTGGACTGGAACTTCAGGCGGGCGATGCGCAGGTCCTTGGCGATCGCGATCAGCTCGGAGATCTCGCCGAGCTTGTCGCCCCGGTTGATCACGTTGCCCAGGTTGATCCAGCCGGTGAGGGCGATCAGCAGGGTGAGCAGCAGCACCAGGCCGAAGCCGGAGGCGAGTTTGAGTCTGACAGTCAGGTTGTTGAACCAGCGAAACATGAGGAGGCGCTCCAGCGTTGAACAGGGCCGGTACGCATGGCTGAGCAGGAAATGCGCAGAGTGGGGACGACCGGTAGTCCAGATATCGGCTTCGCCGGCAGGAACTGAAGCGTTTCGGGTTATTTTTCTGACTGGTGGTTCACGCTGGAGGCCGCGTGGTTACTGGCCTGTAGCCATTTCTCGTTAGTACAGTCGTGCCAAAAGAGCGGTCACCGCGGTCTCGACGCGCAGGATGCGCTCGCCCAGTTGCACGGGGTTCAACCCGGCTTCGCGCAGCTTGTCGACCTCGTAGGGAATCCAGCCGCCTTCAGGGCCGATGGCCAGCGTCACCGGCTCGCTCAGCGCCCGGGGGCATTCCGGCCAGGGGCCGGGGTGGCCGATCAGGCCGAGGCTGCCGGCGGCCAGGGCGGGCAGGCGGTCCTCGACGAAGGGCTTGAAGCGCTTCTCGATGATCACCTCGGGCAGCACGGTGTCGCGGGCCTGCTCCAGGCCCAGGATCAGTTGCTCACGAATGGCCCCGGGTTCGAGGAAAGGCGTCTGCCAGAAGCTCTTTTCCACCCGGTAGCTGTTGAGCAGCACCAGGCGCGGTACGCCCATGGCGGCGACGGTCTGCAGCACGCGGCGGAGCATCTTCGGGCGGGGCAGGGCGAGCAGCAGGGTCAGCGGCAGCTTGGCCGGGGGCGCCTGGTCGAAGCTGACCTGCAGCTCGGCCTCGTTGGCCTCCAGGCGCAGCAGGTGGCCTTCGCCCATCAGGCCGCCCAGGCGGCCGACGCGCAGCCGGTCGCCGCTTTCGGCGCGATGCACGTCCTGCAGGTGAGTGAGGCGGCGGTCGCGCAGGATCACGCGGTCCGCCGCGACGAAGTCGGCGTCGTCGAGCAGCAGCAGGTTCACGGACGGGTAGCCGGCGGCTGGTCGCCCTTGGATTCGTCTTCGGTTTCCGGCCCGCGCTTGCGGATCAGGTGGCTGAACAGCACGCCGGCCTCGAACAGCATCCACATCGGTACCGCCAGCAGGGTCTGCGACAGCGGGTCCGGCGGGGTAAGGACCATGCCGACGACGAAGCAGCCGATGATCACGTAGGGGCGGATCTTCTTCAGGTAGGCCACGTCGACCACCCCGATCCACACCAGCAGCACGGTGGCCACGGGTATCTCGAAGGCCACGCCGAAGGCGAACAGCAGGGTGAGGAAGTCCAGGTAGCTGTTGATGTCGGTCATCGGCGTCACCCCTTCCGGGGCCTGGCCGAGGAAGAAGTGGAACATCAACGGGAACACCAGGAAGTAGGCGAAGGCCATGCCCGCGTAGAACAGCACGATGCTGGAGGCCAGCAGCGGCAGGGCGACGCGCTTCTCGTGCTTGTACAGGCCCGGCGCGATGAAGCCCCAGACCTGGGCGAGGATGATCGGCATGGCGATCAGCACGGCGACGATCATGGTCAGCTTCAGCGGCGCCAGGAAGGCCGACGCCGGGTCGATGGCGATCATGGTCGCGCCTTCGGGCAGGAAGCGGCGCAGCGGCTCGGAGGCCAGCGCGTAGATCTTCTGCGAGAAGTACAGCAAGCCGATGAAGATCACGAAGATCGCCACCACGCAGCGCAGCAGGCGCGTGCGCAGTTCGGTCAGGTGCGAGACCAGGGGCATTTCCTGATCGTGTTCGGGCTGGTCGGGCTTTTCGGCGCTCATGGGGTACGCGGCGTCTCGGACGAAGCGGGCGGCTGGCTCGCGCCAGTCGGTTCGGTCGGTTGGCTCGGCTGGCCGGCTTCCGGCGCCGCAGCGGCTGGCGCTGGTGGGGTGGCCGGCGCAATGCCCGCGCCCGGCAGGCTGTTCAGGCGGCTATGGGGCGCGATGCTCGGTGCTGCCGGCGGTTCGGCGCTGGCGCGTTGGCCGTCGGGCTGGGCCGGTGGCTGCTGCGGGGTGAGCGCGTCGCGCGCCTGATCCTGCAGGTCGGTCAGCGGCGCCATCAGCTTCTTGGCTTCCTGCTCCATCTGCAGGATGTGCTCGTTGTGCAGCTGGCGGCGGATTTCATCCGCGCCCAGCTCTCGCTCCACTTCCGTCTTGATGGCATTGAAGCTGCGCTTGAGCCGGCCGATCCACAGGCCCGCGGTGCGCGCAGCGCCCGGCAGGCGGTCGGGGCCGAGCACCAGCAGGGCGACGAGGCCCACCAGCAGCAGTTCGCTGAAGCTGATACCGAACATGGTTTATCCCATCAGTCCTTGCGTGCCGGCTCTTCGACCTTCTGCGCCTGGGCGTCGATGGTGTGCGGCTGGTTCAGCGGCGGGGTACCGGCAGCGGCGTTCGGGTCCTTCTTGTCGTCTTCCTCGGTGTTCATCGCCTTCTTGAAGCCCTTGATGGCTTCGCCGACGTCCGAGCCCAGGTTCTTCAGGCGCTTGGTGCCGAACACCAGGACCACGACGATCAGGATGACGACCCAGTGTTTCCAGTCAAAGATGCCCATCTTGTATTCCTCGCAACGTTGTCGGGTTCAGGCAGACGGTTGGCGCGCGGCTTTCTCGTCATGCCCGGAAAGGCCGAAGCGGCGGTCCAGTTCGTCCAGTACCGCCTGCGGATGCTGGCCGAGCGCGGCGAGCATTACCAGGGAGTGGAACCAGAGATCGGCCGTTTCGTAGATCAGGTCCGTGCAATCGCCGCTGGTGGCGGCGTCCTTGGCGGCCAGGATGGTTTCCACCGATTCCTCGCCGACCTTCTCCAGAATCTTGTTCAGGCCCTTGTGATACAGGCTGGCCACGTAGGAGCTGTCCGGTGCGGCATTCTTGCGCGCTTCGAGGACTTCCGCCAGACGGGCGAGGGTATCAGTGCTCATGGGGTTTTCCTGTACCTGCGTGGGAGTAGATCGCATCCGGGTCCTTGAGGACCGGGTCGACGGTCTGCCAGGCGCCGTTCTCGAACACCCGGTAGAAGCAGCTCTCGCGGCCGGTGTGGCAGGCGATGCCGCCCAGCTGTTCGACCATCAGGATCACCACGTCGGCGTCGCAGTCCAGGCGCAGCTCGTGCAGCTTCTGCACGTGGCCGGAGTCCTCGCCCTTGCGCCAGAGCTTGCCGCGCGAGCGCGACCAGTAGATGGCGCGGTTTTCGGCGGCGGTCAGGGCCAGGGCCTCGCGGTTCATCCAGGCCATCATCAGCACGCGGCCGGTGCGATGGTCCTGGGCGATCGCCGGCACCAGTCCATCGGCATTCCACTTGATTTCGTCCAGCCAGTCTTTCATCTCGGGTTCCGTACAGCGGGCACGCGCGGTGCCCAGAGCCACTTTGTAAGCCACTTCGTCCAACGGTCAAGTGTGCCAGCCAGGGCGGCGACTGGCTATCGGCGCAGAATCAGATACAGACCGCCGGCCAGCATCGCCCAGGCCGGCCAGGCGGCGAGGGTGTGGGTGGCGAGGCCGGTCTCGGCGGCGCCGGCGACCAGCACCGCGCCGATCAGCCGCGCCGGCCAGGCACCGGTGCCGGAGTCGTGGGTCTCGATGACCAGGCGCTTGTCCGGATCGGGATCGCGCGACAGCCGCTCCAGCGTCTCGCGCGTCATCTGCGCCAGGTGCGGCAGCTGCTCGATGTGTTGCTGGGCGTTGCGCAGCAGGGTGCCGGGGCTCATGCGCTCGCGCATCCAGCGCTCCAGGTAGGGCTGGGCGGTGGTCCACAGGTCCAGCTCCGGGTAGAGCTGGCGG from Pseudomonas sp. GCEP-101 includes these protein-coding regions:
- the tatC gene encoding twin-arginine translocase subunit TatC, which encodes MSAEKPDQPEHDQEMPLVSHLTELRTRLLRCVVAIFVIFIGLLYFSQKIYALASEPLRRFLPEGATMIAIDPASAFLAPLKLTMIVAVLIAMPIILAQVWGFIAPGLYKHEKRVALPLLASSIVLFYAGMAFAYFLVFPLMFHFFLGQAPEGVTPMTDINSYLDFLTLLFAFGVAFEIPVATVLLVWIGVVDVAYLKKIRPYVIIGCFVVGMVLTPPDPLSQTLLAVPMWMLFEAGVLFSHLIRKRGPETEDESKGDQPPATRP
- a CDS encoding 16S rRNA (uracil(1498)-N(3))-methyltransferase, encoding MNLLLLDDADFVAADRVILRDRRLTHLQDVHRAESGDRLRVGRLGGLMGEGHLLRLEANEAELQVSFDQAPPAKLPLTLLLALPRPKMLRRVLQTVAAMGVPRLVLLNSYRVEKSFWQTPFLEPGAIREQLILGLEQARDTVLPEVIIEKRFKPFVEDRLPALAAGSLGLIGHPGPWPECPRALSEPVTLAIGPEGGWIPYEVDKLREAGLNPVQLGERILRVETAVTALLARLY
- a CDS encoding methyl-accepting chemotaxis protein codes for the protein MLRMRESLAQLLGHIGGSVSQLATAADELSAVTEQTRAGVNSQRVETEQVASAIHEMAATVQEVARNAEQASAAARQADQQAREGDLVVQDAVQQIDRLASEVDRSAQAMELLRQESEKIGSVLDVIKSVAEQTNLLALNAAIEAARAGEAGRGFAVVADEVRGLAQRTQSSTAEIEGLIAALQRGAQDAVSRMDDSRRLTGSSVQLTRRAGEALGAIARTVADIQGMNLQIASAAEEQSSVAEEINRSVVQVREIADQSAAASEQTASSSTELARLGSELQLQVGRFRL
- a CDS encoding phosphoribosyl-ATP diphosphatase, translated to MSTDTLARLAEVLEARKNAAPDSSYVASLYHKGLNKILEKVGEESVETILAAKDAATSGDCTDLIYETADLWFHSLVMLAALGQHPQAVLDELDRRFGLSGHDEKAARQPSA
- a CDS encoding AdeC/AdeK/OprM family multidrug efflux complex outer membrane factor, producing MRKSLLSLAVAAVVLSGCSLIPDYERPEAPVAAAYPQGEAYAAAQPATAGADIGWREFFKDPQLQRLIEVSLENNRDLRVAALNIEAYRAQYRIQRADLFPAVDASVTGSRQRLPADLSTTGSSMISSQYGATLGVTSWELDLFGRLRALRDQALETYFASEEARRSTQTSLVANVANAYLTLRADQAQLQLTRDTLGTYQKSYDLTKRSYDVGVASALDLRQAQTSVESARATLAQYTRLVAQDQNALVLLLGSGLPADLPQGRGLGDELLATVPAGLPSDLLQRRPDILQAEHQLKAANANIGAARAAFFPSISLTANAGSLSPDLSGLFDGGSGSWLFKPSITLPIFNAGSLQASLDLAKVQKDINVAQYEKAIQTAFSEVADGLAARGTFNEQLQAQRALVDASSEYYRLADKRYRTGVDNYLTLLDAQRSLFSAQQQLITDRLNQLTSEVNLYKALGGGWQATAADAKPISSEAPKG
- a CDS encoding methyl-accepting chemotaxis protein, which translates into the protein MQRMNLSLRELIGRIHDGVTQIASAAEELSAVTEQTSAGVNNQKVETDQVATAMNEMAATVQEVARNAEEASEAASAADRQARDGEGAVNEAVTQMDRLAGEVGRTNESVLKLKRESEKIGSVLDVIKAVAEQTNLLALNAAIEAARAGDAGRGFAVVADEVRGLAQRTQSSTEEIEELIAGLQSGTQQAVQMMETSRDLTVSTVDLTRRAGERLGAITRTVSTIQSMNQQIAAASEQQSAVAEEINRSVMNVRDISEQTAAASEETAASSVELARLGNELQVLVSRFRV
- a CDS encoding twin-arginine translocase TatA/TatE family subunit, producing the protein MGIFDWKHWVVILIVVVLVFGTKRLKNLGSDVGEAIKGFKKAMNTEEDDKKDPNAAAGTPPLNQPHTIDAQAQKVEEPARKD
- a CDS encoding UPF0158 family protein; the protein is MRPLTIDLDELAFALDTQGIDHYLDLFSGQVLLIPEDDPDPELAELLHREPERLLPIEPLSSGQSLDLMRDFLREVPEPHAYSALANAVEGRKPFKAFRHVLMGYPELLQAWYDYQGERLRECALDWLADNQIQPAGRGAML
- the hisI gene encoding phosphoribosyl-AMP cyclohydrolase encodes the protein MKDWLDEIKWNADGLVPAIAQDHRTGRVLMMAWMNREALALTAAENRAIYWSRSRGKLWRKGEDSGHVQKLHELRLDCDADVVILMVEQLGGIACHTGRESCFYRVFENGAWQTVDPVLKDPDAIYSHAGTGKPHEH
- the tatB gene encoding Sec-independent protein translocase protein TatB encodes the protein MFGISFSELLLVGLVALLVLGPDRLPGAARTAGLWIGRLKRSFNAIKTEVERELGADEIRRQLHNEHILQMEQEAKKLMAPLTDLQDQARDALTPQQPPAQPDGQRASAEPPAAPSIAPHSRLNSLPGAGIAPATPPAPAAAAPEAGQPSQPTEPTGASQPPASSETPRTP